In Paenibacillus sp. J23TS9, a single genomic region encodes these proteins:
- a CDS encoding ADP-heptose synthase, with translation MPKQFVTEAVMLAIYGELLLTPVPVEYMIPYTSLLELYEFLASDEPLMSNNEDDNHVKEKIRELVDYLDEPLNKKKIQKALNMPWAKSPYILIGESTRVSVVNAMDTAPYGEFFDPVETELLLVSQREQAPLLTDQPELIHRIIDASVPVQVFDIDDFQFAVEADNFTHHI, from the coding sequence ATGCCAAAACAATTCGTTACGGAAGCGGTCATGCTAGCCATATACGGAGAACTGCTGCTGACTCCCGTGCCGGTTGAATATATGATACCGTATACCAGCCTGCTTGAGCTTTATGAATTTTTAGCAAGTGATGAGCCATTGATGAGCAACAACGAAGATGACAACCATGTAAAAGAGAAAATCAGGGAATTGGTAGATTATCTCGATGAGCCGCTAAATAAGAAGAAAATTCAAAAAGCTCTCAACATGCCATGGGCTAAAAGCCCGTATATTCTGATCGGAGAATCTACACGCGTTTCCGTGGTCAATGCCATGGATACTGCTCCATATGGTGAGTTTTTCGATCCTGTCGAAACCGAGCTGCTGCTTGTTTCCCAGCGGGAACAGGCACCTTTGCTTACGGATCAGCCGGAGCTGATTCACCGCATCATTGATGCCTCGGTACCTGTACAGGTATTTGATATTGATGACTTTCAGTTTGCTGTGGAAGCCGATAACTTTACCCATCATATTTAA
- a CDS encoding NUDIX domain-containing protein: MSHLDRDFRQYIKKTSKITIQVAILVMNKDKEVLLQQRAGAEEWGLPLGSMTPGESLEDAARRELWEETALTAKDMTLLKMFSGPEFKKVNNSGDEEFLVIALYEAKGLQSELEFKADVNKALRFFTEPWSAVDLLSMTLLSSLRSFTD; this comes from the coding sequence TTGTCTCATTTGGACCGTGATTTCCGCCAATACATTAAAAAAACGTCCAAAATCACCATACAGGTAGCTATCCTTGTGATGAATAAAGACAAGGAAGTGCTGCTGCAGCAGAGGGCGGGGGCTGAGGAATGGGGGCTTCCCCTCGGTTCGATGACACCTGGAGAATCGCTGGAAGACGCTGCCCGCAGGGAATTATGGGAGGAGACCGCTCTGACGGCGAAGGATATGACTTTGTTGAAGATGTTTTCAGGCCCTGAATTCAAAAAGGTGAACAACAGCGGGGATGAAGAATTTTTAGTCATTGCGCTATATGAAGCGAAAGGGCTTCAAAGCGAGCTGGAATTTAAGGCGGATGTAAACAAGGCGCTTCGCTTTTTCACAGAACCATGGTCAGCGGTGGATCTGCTCTCCATGACGCTTCTGAGCAGTCTTCGATCATTTACGGATTAA
- a CDS encoding HesB/YadR/YfhF family protein codes for MKLRISNDAAKWYIKELGLQNGSALRFFPRYSSGGGLHPGFSLGISVEDPERPLLKEELEGIIFFMEEQDGWYLRGYDLVVRYLESQDDIEYIYEEDQGNTTSNAG; via the coding sequence ATGAAACTTCGGATCAGTAACGACGCGGCAAAATGGTACATCAAGGAACTGGGGCTGCAGAATGGCAGCGCGCTGCGCTTCTTTCCCCGATACAGCTCGGGTGGGGGACTCCATCCCGGTTTTTCGCTTGGCATATCGGTAGAAGATCCTGAACGTCCACTGCTTAAGGAAGAGTTGGAAGGAATTATCTTTTTTATGGAGGAGCAGGACGGGTGGTATTTGAGAGGTTATGACCTGGTAGTTCGTTACCTGGAATCCCAGGACGACATTGAATATATTTATGAGGAAGATCAGGGAAATACAACTTCGAACGCCGGGTAA